In the genome of Pseudomonas putida, one region contains:
- the tnpB gene encoding IS66 family insertion sequence element accessory protein TnpB (TnpB, as the term is used for proteins encoded by IS66 family insertion elements, is considered an accessory protein, since TnpC, encoded by a neighboring gene, is a DDE family transposase.), which produces MIRIDAIWLATEPMDMRAGTETALARVIAVFGVAKPHCAYLFANRRANRMKVLVHDGVGIWLAARRLNQGKFHWPGIRHGSEVELDNEQLQALVLGLPWQRVGAGSAITVL; this is translated from the coding sequence ATGATTCGGATCGATGCCATCTGGCTTGCCACCGAGCCTATGGACATGCGCGCCGGTACCGAGACCGCGCTGGCCAGGGTGATCGCGGTGTTCGGTGTGGCGAAGCCGCACTGCGCATACCTCTTCGCTAATCGCCGTGCCAACCGAATGAAAGTCTTGGTGCATGACGGTGTGGGCATTTGGCTGGCAGCGCGACGATTGAACCAAGGCAAGTTTCATTGGCCCGGCATCCGTCACGGATCGGAAGTCGAACTCGATAACGAGCAACTTCAAGCCTTGGTACTGGGTTTGCCGTGGCAGCGGGTCGGCGCAGGCAGCGCGATCACAGTGCTTTAG
- the tnpC gene encoding IS66 family transposase → MTSSPNLDQMTPEQLRGLAEQAMQLLSQVDSMSQKIQRLETVNEQLAHEIAILKRHKFAKRSEQLSPDQGSLLDDLLDTDIAAIEAELKAANPPAAPAEPRHKPKRAPLPPQFPRTVIRHEPENTQCVCGCQLQRIGEDVSEKLDYTPGVFTVERHVRGKWTCRQCETLIQAPVPAQVIDKGIPTAGLLAHVMVAKFADHLPLYRQEKIFGRAGLPIARSTLAQWIGQNGVQLQPLVDALREHVLAQGVIHADETPVQMLAPGEKKTHRAYVWAYSTTPFSALKAVVYDFSPSRAGEHARNFLGTWNGKLVCDDFAGYKASFELGITEIGCMAHARRKFFDLHAANKSQLAEQALHSIGGLYEVERHAKEMSDEARWRLRQETAVPIAEKLHEWMLAQRELVPEGSATAKALDYSLKRWVALTRYLEDGAVPIDNNQIENLIRPWALGRSNWLFAGSLRSGKRAAAIMSLIQSARMNGHDPYAYLKDVLMRLPTQRASEITQLLPQHWMLA, encoded by the coding sequence ATGACTTCCTCGCCCAATCTCGACCAGATGACACCGGAACAGCTGCGCGGCTTGGCCGAACAGGCTATGCAGTTGCTGTCCCAGGTCGACTCCATGAGCCAGAAAATCCAACGCCTCGAAACGGTCAACGAGCAACTGGCTCATGAAATCGCCATCCTCAAGCGACACAAGTTCGCCAAGCGCAGCGAGCAACTGAGCCCCGACCAAGGCAGTCTGCTTGATGATCTGCTCGATACCGATATCGCAGCTATCGAAGCCGAGCTGAAGGCAGCCAATCCGCCGGCCGCACCGGCCGAGCCACGTCATAAGCCCAAGCGTGCACCACTGCCGCCGCAGTTTCCGCGAACCGTGATCCGTCACGAACCAGAGAATACTCAGTGCGTGTGCGGCTGCCAGCTTCAGCGAATCGGCGAAGACGTCAGCGAGAAGCTCGATTACACTCCGGGCGTGTTCACAGTTGAGCGGCATGTGCGTGGAAAATGGACGTGCCGTCAGTGTGAAACACTGATCCAGGCGCCTGTACCGGCCCAAGTGATCGACAAGGGCATCCCGACCGCAGGCCTTTTGGCCCACGTGATGGTGGCGAAGTTCGCCGACCATTTACCGCTGTACCGGCAGGAGAAGATTTTTGGTCGGGCCGGACTGCCCATCGCCCGTTCGACACTGGCGCAATGGATCGGACAGAACGGTGTGCAGCTCCAACCTCTGGTCGATGCGCTGCGTGAGCATGTGTTGGCCCAGGGCGTGATCCACGCCGATGAGACCCCGGTTCAGATGCTCGCACCAGGCGAAAAGAAAACCCACCGCGCTTACGTGTGGGCCTATAGCACCACGCCTTTCTCGGCCCTAAAGGCCGTGGTCTACGACTTCAGCCCCAGCCGTGCCGGCGAACATGCGCGTAACTTCCTGGGCACGTGGAACGGTAAGCTGGTCTGCGATGACTTCGCCGGCTACAAGGCCAGCTTCGAGCTGGGCATCACCGAAATCGGCTGCATGGCCCATGCACGCCGCAAATTCTTCGACCTGCATGCAGCCAATAAAAGCCAGTTGGCGGAGCAGGCGCTTCACTCGATTGGCGGGTTGTATGAAGTCGAGCGACACGCCAAGGAAATGAGCGACGAAGCCCGCTGGCGATTACGTCAGGAAACAGCGGTGCCCATCGCTGAAAAACTGCATGAGTGGATGTTGGCCCAACGCGAACTTGTGCCCGAGGGTTCGGCCACGGCCAAGGCCCTGGATTACAGCCTTAAACGCTGGGTAGCGCTGACGCGCTACCTGGAAGATGGTGCTGTGCCCATCGACAATAACCAGATCGAGAATTTGATCCGGCCGTGGGCGCTTGGGCGCTCGAACTGGTTATTTGCCGGGTCGCTGCGCAGTGGAAAAAGGGCGGCGGCAATCATGAGCCTGATCCAGTCGGCGCGTATGAATGGGCACGATCCGTATGCCTATCTCAAGGATGTACTGATGCGGCTTCCGACACAGCGGGCGAGCGAAATCACGCAATTACTCCCGCAGCATTGGATGCTTGCCTGA
- a CDS encoding ATP-binding protein: MQAIDIENAIVLPWGLGSRSPHDLFSVCAEIINCPGDIVLDASNLSYIDPLGMATLRALFENQLVQKRVSMQFLSRDLTSYLARMDFFKDIDVEGVDLSGVGRRNDRSTSLVEITKISEHHQAEAAASRLARAITGRLTQSDPDAPVDEHTGRNEFDSYRGPLEYSLKELLENSLTHARREGRGDAAVWLTCQFYPKLNLVRMAIVDNGCGFLATLRNHPELHDRTHLHAIEAALKPRVSCNRGAMAQILGSENQGIGLTTTAKIADAAGGGLIIVSGNGIHDTKRRQSQELHDALWNGVSIAFSCTRELLPTISISDLLPKDDAGQVDDDLDLDLNFR; encoded by the coding sequence ATGCAGGCCATCGATATTGAAAACGCGATCGTTCTTCCTTGGGGGCTTGGCTCAAGATCGCCCCATGACCTGTTTTCTGTGTGCGCAGAAATCATTAACTGCCCTGGTGACATCGTTTTAGACGCTAGCAACCTCTCGTATATCGATCCGTTAGGGATGGCCACGCTGCGAGCGTTGTTTGAAAACCAGTTGGTCCAGAAGCGAGTTTCGATGCAGTTTTTGAGCAGAGACCTGACCTCCTACCTGGCCAGGATGGATTTTTTCAAGGACATTGATGTAGAGGGTGTAGATCTATCGGGGGTAGGACGTCGAAACGACCGAAGCACCTCGTTGGTGGAAATCACCAAAATCAGCGAACACCATCAAGCAGAGGCTGCAGCCTCTCGCCTCGCTAGAGCTATTACGGGAAGGTTGACTCAATCGGACCCGGATGCCCCAGTCGACGAGCACACGGGACGGAATGAGTTTGACTCCTACCGGGGCCCTCTGGAGTATTCGCTCAAGGAGCTATTGGAAAACTCGCTTACTCACGCCCGCAGAGAGGGACGTGGTGACGCCGCCGTTTGGCTGACCTGTCAGTTTTATCCAAAATTGAACCTTGTACGCATGGCCATCGTCGATAATGGGTGTGGGTTTCTCGCGACACTGAGGAATCACCCTGAGCTTCATGACCGCACGCATTTGCACGCGATCGAGGCGGCACTCAAACCGCGAGTGAGCTGCAACCGGGGTGCGATGGCCCAGATCCTGGGTAGCGAGAACCAAGGTATCGGGTTAACAACTACCGCAAAAATTGCAGACGCGGCGGGCGGTGGTTTGATCATCGTGAGCGGCAATGGCATACATGACACAAAGCGTCGGCAGTCTCAGGAGCTGCATGATGCGCTGTGGAATGGTGTATCGATCGCGTTTAGCTGTACCCGTGAGCTGCTGCCCACCATTTCGATCAGTGACTTGCTGCCGAAGGACGATGCAGGACAGGTTGACGACGATCTCGACCTAGATCTGAATTTCCGCTAG
- a CDS encoding DUF2933 domain-containing protein codes for MNPHFDENGSPHSFWRSRYAIGLVVIGGIAVYFLLTEHLAHVVGALPYLLLLACPLMHVFMHRGHGGHHHQGQSKPAPSDKADIHKPGDPS; via the coding sequence ATGAACCCTCACTTCGATGAAAACGGCTCACCACACAGTTTCTGGCGTTCACGCTATGCAATCGGCCTGGTGGTAATCGGTGGGATCGCCGTCTACTTCCTGCTCACCGAGCACCTTGCCCATGTCGTTGGAGCCCTGCCTTATCTGTTGTTGCTCGCCTGTCCGCTGATGCATGTCTTCATGCATCGAGGACATGGGGGACACCATCACCAGGGCCAGAGCAAACCGGCCCCCTCCGATAAGGCTGATATCCATAAGCCGGGAGATCCATCATGA
- a CDS encoding STAS-like domain-containing protein: protein MRASAIPYRTEIERSLSSGESVVIDFAGNDVTQSFVDELIGALILKEGRQVVSRLAFENCTNDVKGIIKFVVHDRVRQLQKMPA, encoded by the coding sequence ATGCGAGCTTCAGCGATCCCCTACCGTACCGAAATCGAACGCTCGCTCAGCAGTGGTGAGAGCGTTGTCATAGATTTCGCTGGGAACGATGTCACTCAGTCCTTCGTCGACGAGTTGATCGGGGCGCTGATTCTGAAGGAGGGTCGCCAGGTGGTATCGCGCCTTGCCTTTGAAAACTGCACCAACGATGTCAAAGGAATCATTAAATTTGTGGTCCATGATCGAGTTCGACAGCTGCAAAAAATGCCCGCGTGA
- a CDS encoding methyltransferase family protein, with translation MNHGESAYGLWSLVFINSAIFIMFAFSFFKPATARDWRSFGAFSAFIVALFVEMYGFPLTIYLLSGWLQARFPNLDLLSHESGHLWSTLLGDQGNPHFSVLHIASYLFLGFGFYLLSAAWNVLYHAQRRRSLATVGPYGWIRHPQYVAFVLILLGFLLQWPTLLTLAMFPVLLVMYGRLAVSEEREMHKQFGAAYEAYTRVTPRFVPHLRERLGGGHRG, from the coding sequence ATGAATCATGGTGAAAGCGCGTATGGCCTCTGGTCGCTGGTTTTCATCAACTCCGCGATCTTCATCATGTTTGCCTTCAGTTTCTTCAAGCCGGCAACGGCGAGAGACTGGAGGAGCTTCGGTGCATTCTCGGCCTTCATCGTTGCCCTGTTTGTGGAAATGTATGGCTTCCCCCTGACGATCTATCTGTTGTCAGGCTGGTTGCAGGCCAGGTTCCCCAACCTCGATCTGCTTTCCCACGAATCCGGCCATCTGTGGTCGACGTTGCTCGGTGACCAGGGCAACCCACACTTCAGTGTTTTGCACATTGCCAGTTACCTATTCCTGGGTTTCGGCTTCTATTTGCTTTCTGCCGCCTGGAACGTGCTATATCACGCGCAACGCCGCCGTTCACTTGCAACGGTCGGGCCCTATGGCTGGATCAGACATCCGCAGTACGTGGCATTTGTGCTGATTCTTCTGGGCTTTCTCCTTCAGTGGCCGACGCTGCTGACGCTGGCAATGTTCCCGGTGTTGCTGGTGATGTACGGGCGTTTGGCGGTTTCCGAAGAGCGGGAAATGCACAAGCAGTTTGGCGCTGCCTACGAAGCTTATACCCGCGTTACGCCTAGGTTCGTTCCGCACCTGCGCGAAAGGTTGGGTGGGGGTCATAGAGGCTGA
- a CDS encoding cation diffusion facilitator family transporter — protein MGSNHDHGSAAVREGHQKKLIMALGLTGSFMIAEVIGAWITGSLALLSDASHMFTDTAALAISLIALQIAKRPADQKRTFGYARLEILASTFNAVLLFLVAMYILYEAYQRFFMPAEIATGAMMWIAIAGLIINLISMRLLASASNESLNVKGAYLEVWSDMLGSLGVIIAALIIRFTGWTWVDTIVAVAIGLWVLPRTWQLLRESLGILMEGVPRGLDVTAIEATILGVDGVTDVHDLHVWAVSSGSNVMTSHVVVRDSADGDAVLAAVVDAVSDAFEIHHCTIQIERAAFHESVPSPSH, from the coding sequence GTGGGTTCAAATCATGACCATGGCAGCGCTGCAGTACGCGAGGGGCATCAGAAGAAGCTAATCATGGCGCTCGGCTTGACTGGCAGCTTCATGATTGCAGAAGTGATCGGTGCGTGGATTACCGGCAGCCTGGCGCTGCTGTCGGACGCATCTCACATGTTCACAGATACTGCCGCCTTGGCGATCTCACTGATTGCACTTCAGATAGCCAAGCGGCCGGCGGATCAGAAAAGAACCTTCGGCTATGCGCGCCTGGAAATTCTGGCTTCGACGTTCAACGCCGTGCTGCTCTTCCTGGTGGCGATGTACATCTTGTATGAGGCCTACCAGCGCTTCTTCATGCCGGCGGAGATCGCTACCGGAGCGATGATGTGGATCGCAATCGCCGGCCTGATCATCAACCTAATTTCGATGCGCCTTCTGGCATCTGCGAGCAACGAAAGCCTCAACGTCAAAGGAGCCTACCTCGAAGTTTGGAGCGACATGCTCGGCTCGCTTGGCGTAATCATCGCGGCACTTATCATCCGCTTCACCGGCTGGACCTGGGTCGACACGATTGTCGCTGTGGCGATCGGCCTTTGGGTTCTGCCGCGGACGTGGCAGTTGCTTCGCGAAAGCCTGGGGATCCTCATGGAGGGTGTCCCGAGGGGGCTCGACGTTACGGCAATCGAGGCCACCATCCTCGGAGTAGATGGCGTGACGGACGTTCATGACTTGCACGTGTGGGCTGTCAGCAGTGGCAGTAACGTGATGACGTCGCACGTAGTGGTTCGGGATTCTGCAGATGGGGATGCTGTGTTGGCGGCCGTCGTGGATGCTGTCAGCGATGCATTCGAAATCCATCACTGCACCATCCAGATCGAGCGGGCAGCTTTCCACGAGAGCGTTCCCTCACCCTCGCACTGA
- the tnpA gene encoding IS66-like element accessory protein TnpA has product MQSQRRSYSKSFKAQVVQECAQPGASIASVAQKHSLNANLVHKWIRVLTNKTMALQPAFIPVPLPLAGGHSQAASSSICIEIQHPRGTVKVNWPTESAVACATFLRDLLE; this is encoded by the coding sequence ATGCAGTCACAACGCCGTTCCTATTCAAAATCCTTCAAGGCCCAAGTTGTCCAAGAGTGCGCCCAGCCCGGCGCATCGATTGCCAGCGTCGCGCAGAAGCACAGCCTTAACGCGAACCTCGTACATAAATGGATTAGGGTACTCACGAACAAAACTATGGCGCTGCAACCTGCTTTCATTCCAGTGCCCTTGCCGCTAGCCGGAGGACATTCGCAGGCAGCTTCATCAAGTATCTGCATTGAAATCCAGCACCCGCGTGGCACCGTCAAAGTGAACTGGCCGACCGAAAGCGCTGTCGCCTGTGCCACCTTTCTGCGAGACCTGTTGGAATGA
- a CDS encoding copper-binding protein, with product MKKLLISAGLVFAVAAAVQAQDMYGTDMKNMPMEGNETQGSQAAPTASAEGTIKALEPGKVTLAHGPVSALKWPAMTMGFSATEQQLKGLKVGDKVSFDFRMNGGTATIVGIRKQ from the coding sequence ATGAAGAAGCTACTGATCAGCGCTGGCCTGGTGTTCGCCGTTGCGGCGGCGGTGCAGGCCCAAGACATGTATGGCACGGATATGAAGAATATGCCCATGGAAGGCAACGAGACCCAAGGCAGCCAGGCGGCTCCGACTGCATCGGCTGAGGGAACCATCAAAGCTTTGGAACCAGGTAAAGTTACCTTGGCGCATGGACCAGTATCAGCCCTGAAATGGCCGGCAATGACCATGGGCTTCAGCGCTACCGAGCAGCAACTCAAGGGACTCAAGGTAGGCGACAAGGTCAGCTTCGATTTCCGAATGAATGGGGGCACAGCGACGATCGTAGGCATTCGCAAGCAGTGA
- a CDS encoding heavy-metal-associated domain-containing protein, translated as MFVLEVSGMGCGSCVNKITKAIQAADGDAKVIVDRAAGTVSVQSNIEAERVGALVQALGYPTKVSR; from the coding sequence ATGTTCGTTTTGGAAGTTTCCGGTATGGGATGTGGCAGTTGTGTCAACAAGATCACCAAGGCCATCCAGGCTGCCGATGGCGACGCGAAGGTGATCGTTGATCGTGCTGCCGGTACAGTGAGTGTCCAAAGCAACATCGAGGCGGAACGCGTCGGTGCACTGGTCCAGGCGCTTGGTTACCCAACCAAAGTCAGTCGCTAA
- a CDS encoding zinc ribbon domain-containing protein, producing MSFFKNILGGHHGRGNHGGGKHHSGGHGAEQYDRHGRQQGCDGGNQVYDGGRPPTPAPIKDLQGCRQCRTANDPSARFCLNCGTPLSSGCTACGSLLSAGARFCSQCGQATL from the coding sequence ATGAGCTTTTTCAAAAACATCCTGGGCGGGCACCATGGCCGTGGAAACCACGGTGGAGGCAAGCACCACAGCGGGGGACATGGGGCCGAGCAATATGATCGCCATGGCCGGCAGCAGGGCTGCGACGGCGGTAATCAGGTGTATGACGGCGGGCGCCCTCCCACTCCTGCCCCCATCAAAGATCTGCAGGGCTGCAGGCAGTGCCGGACGGCCAACGATCCGTCAGCACGCTTTTGTCTAAACTGCGGAACACCGCTATCGAGTGGTTGCACCGCCTGCGGCTCGCTGCTGAGTGCAGGAGCAAGATTTTGCAGTCAGTGTGGCCAAGCGACGCTCTAA
- a CDS encoding heavy metal translocating P-type ATPase — protein sequence MATCHRHYSYLILLLCPLTQLFGHNHGGYSHQKGENSSKPDNKGNYFMHTESCQHDHDHDHDHSHPYEQPDGSQRDLVCGMTVPPDSRYFELYEGRTYRFCSEKCLTKFRAAPVHYLSPPQDQEHAGHLHSAAPQPSNAADAEYTCPMHPQIRQRGPGSCPICGMALEPVIPELEEDENPELKDFSRRFWWTLPLTVIVTVLAMTAHQLQLLHGATQNWVELILATPVTLWAGWPFFVRGVASIRNRSPNMWTLIGLGTAAAYLYSVAATVFPQVFPTTFMQDGRIGVYFEAAAVIISLTLLGQMLELKARSQTSAAIKSLLGLAPKTARRIGADGQEEDIPLTHVHTGDHLRVRPGEKVPVDGVVLEGESAIDESMLTGEPVPVMKKAGDALIGATLNTHGSLVMAAQKVGAETVLSQIVQMVARAQRSKAPMQRMADTVAGYFVMGVILVALVTLFGWGLFGPEPGWVFGLINAVAVLIIACPCALGLATPMSIMVATGKAASSGVLFRDASAIENLCKIDTLIVDKTGTLTEGRPVFHSVVGTGQFMPPEVLRLAASLDQGSEHPLAHAIVDHARAHGHSLSKPEAFESGSGIGVRGQVNGKRLQLGNTTLMEEAGLDTSPLRDRAEQLRLEGMSIMYLAVDGVLAGLLAVSDPVKPTSKEAVTRLQAEDVKVIMATGDGLTTARAVAKQLGIEEVHGEVKPEDKEQLVALLQGDKRRVAMAGDGINDAPALARADVGIAMGTGTDVAMNSSQLTLVKGDLMGILRARTLSVATVKNMRQNLGFAFFYNAMGIPLAAGLFYPLTGHLLSPMIAALAMSVSSASVVFNALRLKRVVTD from the coding sequence ATGGCCACCTGTCACAGGCACTACAGTTATTTAATTTTGTTGCTCTGTCCGCTGACGCAACTCTTCGGGCACAACCATGGCGGGTATTCTCACCAGAAGGGTGAAAACTCGTCCAAACCGGACAACAAAGGGAACTACTTCATGCACACCGAATCGTGCCAGCATGACCATGACCATGACCATGACCACTCGCACCCGTATGAGCAACCGGATGGTAGTCAGCGCGATTTGGTATGCGGTATGACGGTGCCACCGGATAGTCGCTACTTCGAGCTATACGAGGGAAGGACATACCGCTTCTGCAGTGAAAAGTGCCTGACGAAATTCCGCGCAGCGCCTGTGCATTATCTTAGCCCTCCCCAGGACCAAGAACACGCGGGCCATCTCCACTCGGCTGCCCCGCAGCCAAGCAACGCGGCGGACGCCGAATACACTTGCCCGATGCATCCCCAAATCCGCCAGCGTGGGCCGGGCAGTTGCCCAATCTGTGGCATGGCCCTAGAGCCGGTAATACCGGAGCTTGAGGAAGACGAGAACCCGGAACTCAAGGACTTCTCCCGCCGCTTCTGGTGGACCTTGCCCCTGACGGTCATCGTGACCGTGTTGGCCATGACTGCCCACCAACTCCAATTGCTGCATGGTGCCACACAGAATTGGGTGGAGTTGATTCTGGCCACTCCCGTGACACTATGGGCTGGCTGGCCGTTTTTCGTGCGTGGGGTCGCATCGATTCGTAATCGCAGCCCGAATATGTGGACCCTGATAGGTTTGGGAACGGCTGCGGCGTACCTATACAGCGTTGCGGCCACAGTGTTCCCGCAGGTTTTCCCGACGACTTTCATGCAGGATGGCCGCATCGGTGTCTACTTCGAAGCGGCTGCAGTCATCATCTCATTAACGTTGCTCGGCCAAATGCTCGAGCTCAAGGCGCGCTCACAAACCTCCGCCGCCATCAAGTCGCTCCTGGGTCTTGCCCCCAAGACGGCCCGTCGCATCGGGGCCGATGGTCAGGAGGAAGATATTCCGCTCACCCACGTGCATACGGGCGACCACCTGCGCGTTCGCCCTGGCGAGAAGGTGCCGGTCGACGGGGTGGTCCTGGAAGGCGAAAGTGCTATCGATGAATCCATGCTGACAGGCGAGCCCGTGCCAGTGATGAAGAAAGCTGGGGATGCACTCATCGGTGCCACGCTGAATACCCACGGCAGCCTTGTGATGGCGGCGCAGAAGGTCGGCGCCGAGACAGTGCTCTCGCAAATCGTGCAGATGGTCGCGCGGGCTCAGCGCTCGAAAGCCCCGATGCAGCGGATGGCGGACACCGTGGCCGGCTATTTCGTCATGGGGGTGATTCTGGTCGCGCTGGTCACGCTCTTCGGCTGGGGGCTTTTCGGACCGGAGCCTGGCTGGGTCTTCGGCCTGATCAATGCGGTCGCGGTCCTGATCATTGCCTGCCCCTGCGCGCTCGGCCTAGCCACTCCCATGTCGATCATGGTCGCTACCGGGAAGGCTGCCAGCAGTGGCGTGCTCTTCCGAGACGCCAGTGCTATCGAGAACCTCTGCAAGATCGACACGCTGATCGTCGACAAGACCGGGACCCTCACCGAGGGCCGGCCAGTGTTTCATAGCGTGGTCGGTACCGGGCAGTTCATGCCACCCGAAGTCTTGCGCCTTGCCGCCAGCCTGGACCAAGGCAGCGAGCATCCGCTGGCACATGCGATTGTCGATCATGCGCGAGCGCATGGACACAGCTTGTCCAAGCCAGAGGCGTTTGAGTCGGGCTCTGGGATCGGTGTACGTGGCCAGGTGAACGGCAAACGGCTGCAGCTTGGCAACACGACCTTGATGGAAGAGGCTGGCCTCGACACCAGTCCGTTGCGAGACCGCGCCGAGCAGCTGCGTCTGGAAGGCATGAGTATCATGTACTTGGCCGTCGATGGCGTGCTCGCTGGCCTGCTAGCGGTGTCCGATCCGGTCAAACCCACCTCCAAGGAGGCGGTAACCCGGCTACAGGCAGAAGATGTGAAGGTCATCATGGCCACCGGCGACGGCCTGACTACGGCACGTGCGGTCGCGAAACAACTCGGCATCGAGGAAGTCCACGGAGAAGTGAAACCCGAGGACAAGGAGCAACTGGTGGCGCTCCTGCAGGGCGATAAGCGCCGGGTTGCCATGGCAGGAGATGGGATCAACGATGCCCCTGCGCTGGCCCGGGCTGATGTCGGGATCGCCATGGGAACTGGCACCGATGTTGCCATGAACAGCTCCCAGTTGACGCTGGTCAAGGGCGACCTGATGGGCATCCTGCGGGCCAGAACACTATCCGTGGCCACGGTGAAGAACATGCGTCAAAACTTGGGCTTCGCATTCTTCTACAACGCTATGGGCATACCGCTGGCGGCAGGTTTGTTCTACCCGCTTACCGGCCATCTATTGTCACCGATGATTGCGGCATTGGCCATGAGCGTAAGTTCGGCTTCCGTGGTATTCAACGCACTGCGGCTGAAGCGCGTAGTCACAGACTGA
- a CDS encoding cytochrome D1 domain-containing protein — MMTAKRFSSMALGISLLIPLGLVMANPTGNVYTANERSASISQVNLATGDVSTVALPIAPHNLQVSPDGSLLLVVGVAGHAGHSSGEKPGGQLLVFSTSALDRPPFSFPAGDHPAHVVTDVTGLRAFVTDSAANQVRVFDLEQRIELPGIPTGRYPHGLRLSPDGRTLYIANMKSDSVSLIDVVTLKETAQIPVGKGPVQVGFAPDGRLAFVSLSATNQLGIIDTARRKVISKVDVGRTPIQMMATVDGRQVYVANQGSGQNPDDRVSIVDLQTRSSLGTVTTGKGAHGVAISSDGAYVFVSNIEAGTVSVIDTSSRKVVATHKVGAGPNGISFEPPSAQ; from the coding sequence ATGATGACTGCCAAGCGGTTTAGTTCTATGGCCTTGGGGATATCCCTGCTCATCCCTCTGGGGCTGGTCATGGCAAACCCTACGGGTAACGTCTACACGGCCAATGAACGGTCCGCTTCCATTAGCCAGGTAAATCTTGCGACAGGTGATGTGAGCACGGTCGCCTTGCCGATCGCACCCCACAACCTACAGGTTTCGCCCGACGGCAGCTTGCTTCTGGTTGTTGGAGTGGCTGGACATGCGGGGCATTCGAGCGGTGAAAAGCCCGGTGGGCAGTTGCTGGTGTTCAGTACCAGCGCGCTGGACAGGCCACCGTTCAGCTTCCCGGCAGGCGATCACCCGGCTCATGTGGTCACCGACGTCACCGGGCTGCGAGCTTTTGTGACCGATTCCGCTGCCAACCAGGTGCGAGTATTTGACCTTGAGCAGCGAATCGAGTTGCCCGGTATTCCAACTGGGCGTTATCCCCATGGGCTGCGCTTGAGCCCTGATGGCCGGACACTCTATATCGCGAACATGAAGAGCGACAGCGTATCGCTTATCGATGTCGTCACACTCAAAGAAACCGCGCAGATTCCCGTGGGCAAAGGCCCTGTCCAGGTCGGCTTTGCCCCTGACGGTCGCCTGGCATTCGTCTCGCTCAGTGCGACAAATCAGCTTGGCATCATCGACACGGCCAGACGCAAGGTGATCAGCAAGGTTGATGTCGGCCGCACGCCAATCCAGATGATGGCCACCGTTGACGGTCGCCAGGTCTATGTCGCGAATCAGGGCAGTGGCCAGAATCCGGACGACCGAGTCTCCATCGTAGATCTCCAGACGCGTAGCAGCCTGGGCACCGTGACCACCGGCAAGGGTGCCCATGGTGTGGCCATCAGCAGCGACGGCGCTTATGTGTTTGTCAGCAATATTGAAGCGGGCACCGTATCTGTCATCGATACGAGCAGCCGAAAGGTCGTTGCTACCCATAAGGTTGGCGCCGGGCCAAACGGGATCAGCTTCGAGCCGCCGAGTGCCCAATAA
- a CDS encoding DUF3147 family protein, whose product MAWIITKYLLTAGIVILVSELAKRSDKLGGLVAALPLVTVVTLVWLYLENQSMEKISNHAWYTFWYVLPTLPMFIAFPLLLPKLGFWPTLISSILITMASFGGFAILLRRFGIELL is encoded by the coding sequence ATGGCCTGGATCATCACGAAGTACCTACTCACTGCCGGTATAGTGATTCTCGTGTCAGAGCTGGCGAAACGCAGCGACAAGCTGGGCGGCTTGGTCGCCGCCCTACCCTTGGTCACGGTCGTGACGTTGGTCTGGCTCTATTTAGAGAACCAGAGCATGGAGAAGATCTCCAACCATGCTTGGTACACGTTCTGGTACGTGCTTCCGACCCTGCCGATGTTTATTGCTTTTCCATTGCTGCTACCTAAGCTCGGCTTTTGGCCGACACTGATCAGCAGCATCCTCATCACAATGGCCAGCTTCGGAGGCTTCGCCATACTGCTGCGCCGGTTCGGCATTGAGCTTCTATGA